The Paraburkholderia sp. ZP32-5 genome includes a window with the following:
- the minE gene encoding cell division topological specificity factor MinE, which yields MSILSFLLGEKKKSASVAKERLQLIIAHERAGGHAPADYLPALQRELVAVISKYVKISDEDIRVSLERQDDLEVLEVKIEIPQV from the coding sequence ATGTCGATTCTTTCGTTTTTGCTGGGCGAGAAAAAGAAGTCCGCGTCGGTAGCGAAGGAACGCCTGCAGTTGATCATCGCGCACGAGCGCGCCGGCGGTCATGCGCCGGCCGATTATCTGCCCGCGTTGCAACGCGAACTGGTGGCCGTCATCTCGAAGTACGTGAAGATCTCCGATGAGGATATCCGCGTGAGCCTCGAGCGCCAGGACGATCTCGAAGTGCTCGAAGTCAAGATCGAGATACCGCAGGTCTGA
- a CDS encoding chloride channel protein — MRRAKRLWRQYGVFWLGAIAVGLVAVLYARLIDWGYEQFRGVQQQHAWAPLVITPAVAALAVWLTRKFFRGAEGSGIPQVIAVLHTKPGEYGARLLSLRILLGKIGVSFLGILGGFTIGREGPTVQVGAALMFNLRRFYPRSNALIERQLALAGAAAGLSAAFNTPLAGIVFAIEELTRSFEARASGVLITAIIVAGVVALGLNGNYTYFGTMQIGVDFPHLFSLAVLLTGIVTGIAGGVFGWLLLNTARWIPAPLRQLHGERPVAFAALCGLIIAVVGLISGGTTYGSGYAEARGLLYGHEQSAFYPFLKMIAMIGSYLPGIPGGIFAPSLSIGAGFGNLLHMVFSSMQLPMLIALAMVGYLAAVTQSPITSFVIVMEMIDGHALVISLMATALISSRVSRLFAPPLYESLARRYMAPLPQPAPAPVPEVPEVEASETIEGADRASAVVDDADSADTATDTTTATATTDATANTPTDAAETTDKAPPQ; from the coding sequence ATGCGACGCGCGAAACGCCTGTGGCGGCAATACGGTGTGTTCTGGCTCGGCGCGATCGCGGTCGGCCTCGTCGCGGTGCTGTACGCGCGCCTGATCGATTGGGGCTACGAGCAATTCCGCGGCGTGCAGCAACAGCACGCATGGGCACCGCTCGTGATCACGCCCGCGGTCGCGGCGCTCGCGGTCTGGCTCACGCGCAAGTTCTTTCGCGGCGCCGAAGGCAGCGGCATTCCGCAGGTCATCGCGGTACTGCATACGAAGCCCGGCGAATACGGCGCACGGCTGTTATCGCTGCGAATTCTGCTCGGCAAGATCGGCGTGTCGTTTCTCGGCATTCTCGGCGGCTTTACGATCGGCCGCGAAGGACCGACGGTGCAAGTGGGCGCCGCACTGATGTTCAATCTGCGCCGCTTCTATCCGCGCTCGAATGCGCTGATCGAGCGGCAATTGGCGCTGGCCGGCGCGGCCGCGGGGCTGTCGGCCGCATTCAATACGCCGCTCGCCGGCATCGTGTTCGCGATCGAGGAGTTGACGCGCAGCTTCGAAGCGCGCGCGAGCGGCGTGCTGATTACGGCGATCATCGTCGCGGGGGTGGTCGCGCTCGGCTTGAATGGCAACTACACCTATTTCGGCACGATGCAGATCGGTGTCGATTTCCCTCATCTGTTCTCGCTCGCGGTGCTGCTCACCGGGATCGTCACCGGCATCGCGGGCGGCGTGTTCGGCTGGCTGCTGCTCAATACCGCGCGCTGGATTCCCGCGCCGCTGCGTCAGTTGCATGGCGAACGGCCGGTTGCGTTCGCCGCGCTGTGCGGTCTCATCATCGCGGTAGTCGGATTGATCTCCGGGGGCACGACGTATGGCAGCGGCTACGCGGAAGCACGCGGTCTGCTGTACGGACACGAGCAGTCGGCGTTCTATCCGTTCCTGAAGATGATTGCGATGATCGGTTCGTACCTGCCCGGCATTCCGGGTGGCATCTTCGCGCCGTCGCTGTCGATCGGCGCGGGCTTCGGCAATCTGCTGCACATGGTGTTCAGCTCGATGCAATTGCCGATGCTGATCGCGCTTGCGATGGTCGGCTATCTCGCGGCGGTCACGCAGTCGCCGATCACGTCGTTCGTGATCGTGATGGAAATGATCGACGGCCATGCGCTGGTGATCTCGCTGATGGCCACCGCGTTGATTTCGAGCCGCGTGTCGCGCCTGTTCGCGCCGCCGCTGTACGAATCGCTCGCGCGGCGTTATATGGCGCCGTTGCCGCAGCCGGCACCCGCGCCGGTGCCAGAAGTGCCCGAGGTCGAGGCATCTGAAACGATCGAAGGCGCCGATCGCGCGTCGGCCGTTGTGGATGACGCTGACTCCGCAGATACCGCAACAGACACCACGACAGCAACCGCGACAACGGACGCCACCGCGAACACCCCGACCGACGCAGCGGAAACCACCGACAAAGCACCACCTCAGTAG
- the waaC gene encoding lipopolysaccharide heptosyltransferase I, whose protein sequence is MKRILIVKVTSLGDIVQALPVVADIKRAFPGVQVDWAADEAFAELVHWSKGVDRVLCAPLRRFKKARRWSDLKAIWASIADLRAHRYDYIIDIHGVYKSAIIAFLARSSRRIGYQSQDLGERGAAFAYTGRFGPRPQGNAWHGMRISASEALGYQVEGPAIYNLRLPEPVTQPFAEQSAPVAAFFHATSKDDKKWPLTHWVAVGHALSERGFRVVLPWGSAGERAEAEQIAAQVPGATVLPSMSVTEVAQMIDACALVVGTDTGFVHLAHALQKRTVMIFVATSPSHCGVEAPFRSTSIGDGRSVPPISAALEAIDYVHTGSEAFAAQQGSAA, encoded by the coding sequence ATGAAGCGAATTCTCATCGTCAAGGTCACTTCACTCGGCGACATCGTGCAGGCACTGCCGGTCGTCGCCGATATCAAACGTGCGTTCCCCGGTGTACAGGTCGATTGGGCAGCAGACGAAGCGTTCGCGGAGCTCGTGCACTGGAGCAAAGGCGTCGACCGCGTGCTGTGCGCACCGTTGCGCCGCTTCAAGAAAGCGCGTCGCTGGAGCGACCTGAAGGCGATCTGGGCGTCGATCGCCGATCTGCGCGCGCATCGCTACGACTACATCATCGACATCCACGGCGTCTACAAGAGCGCGATCATCGCGTTTCTCGCGCGCTCGTCACGGCGCATCGGCTATCAGTCGCAGGACCTCGGCGAGCGCGGCGCGGCGTTCGCCTATACCGGACGCTTCGGTCCGCGTCCGCAGGGCAATGCGTGGCACGGCATGCGCATCAGCGCGTCCGAGGCGCTCGGCTATCAGGTGGAAGGCCCGGCCATCTATAACCTGCGTTTGCCCGAGCCGGTCACGCAGCCGTTCGCGGAGCAGAGCGCACCCGTCGCGGCGTTCTTTCACGCCACCTCCAAAGACGACAAGAAATGGCCGCTCACGCATTGGGTCGCGGTCGGTCACGCGCTCAGCGAGCGTGGTTTTCGCGTGGTGCTGCCGTGGGGTTCGGCGGGCGAGCGCGCCGAGGCCGAGCAGATCGCTGCGCAGGTGCCGGGCGCGACCGTGCTGCCGTCGATGAGCGTGACCGAAGTCGCGCAGATGATCGATGCATGCGCGCTCGTCGTCGGTACCGATACGGGCTTCGTGCACCTCGCACACGCGCTGCAGAAGCGCACCGTAATGATCTTCGTTGCGACCTCGCCGTCGCATTGCGGCGTCGAGGCGCCATTCCGCTCGACTTCGATCGGCGACGGCCGCTCGGTGCCGCCGATCAGCGCGGCGCTCGAGGCGATCGACTACGTGCATACCGGCTCGGAAGCGTTCGCGGCGCAGCAAGGGTCCGCTGCCTGA
- the minD gene encoding septum site-determining protein MinD encodes MAKIIVVTSGKGGVGKTTTSASFASALALRGHKTAVIDFDVGLRNLDLIMGCERRVVYDLINVIQGEANLNQALIKDKKCENLFILPASQTRDKDALTMEGVEKVINDLIGMDFEYIVCDSPAGIESGALLAMHFADEALIVTNPEVSSVRDSDRILGILSSKTKRAIEGKEPIKEHLLITRYNPKRVSEGEMLSLTDIQEILRIDLIGVIPESEAVLHASNQGLPAVHLDGTDVAEAYKDVVSRFLGEQKSLRFTDYQKPGLLQRLFGTK; translated from the coding sequence ATGGCAAAAATCATTGTGGTGACTTCGGGCAAGGGTGGCGTGGGCAAGACGACCACGAGCGCGAGTTTTGCGTCGGCGCTCGCGCTGCGCGGACACAAGACCGCCGTGATCGACTTCGACGTCGGCCTGCGTAACCTCGACCTCATCATGGGCTGCGAGCGCCGCGTCGTGTACGACCTGATCAACGTGATCCAGGGCGAAGCGAATCTGAACCAGGCGCTGATCAAAGACAAGAAGTGCGAGAACCTGTTCATCCTGCCGGCCTCGCAGACGCGCGATAAAGACGCGCTGACGATGGAAGGCGTCGAGAAGGTCATCAACGATCTGATCGGGATGGACTTCGAGTACATCGTTTGCGATTCGCCGGCCGGTATCGAATCGGGCGCGCTGCTGGCGATGCACTTTGCCGACGAAGCGCTGATCGTGACGAATCCGGAAGTGTCGTCGGTACGCGACTCGGACCGTATTCTCGGCATCCTGTCGTCGAAGACCAAGCGCGCGATCGAAGGCAAGGAGCCGATCAAGGAACATCTGCTGATCACGCGCTACAACCCGAAGCGCGTCAGCGAAGGCGAAATGCTGTCGCTGACCGACATCCAGGAAATTCTGCGCATCGATCTGATCGGCGTGATTCCGGAATCGGAGGCCGTGCTGCACGCATCGAACCAGGGTTTGCCGGCCGTGCATCTGGACGGCACCGACGTGGCCGAAGCCTATAAAGACGTCGTATCGCGTTTCCTCGGCGAACAGAAGTCGCTTCGCTTTACCGATTACCAGAAGCCCGGGCTGCTGCAGCGCCTCTTCGGCACCAAGTAA
- a CDS encoding YXWGXW repeat-containing protein, which produces MNRAFRLLLANTVLIVAGAATMASASAAEVVVIAPSAPPAARFEAVPAPRAGYVWDHGHWRWEHGRYVWVEGHWQAERVGYHWVPGHWDQRGPHYRWVPGHWA; this is translated from the coding sequence ATGAACAGAGCCTTTCGCCTGCTGCTTGCCAACACCGTTCTGATCGTCGCCGGTGCCGCCACGATGGCCTCGGCTTCGGCCGCGGAAGTCGTCGTGATCGCGCCATCCGCGCCGCCGGCCGCGCGCTTCGAAGCGGTGCCCGCGCCGCGTGCCGGTTATGTGTGGGATCACGGTCACTGGCGCTGGGAGCATGGCCGCTATGTGTGGGTCGAGGGCCACTGGCAGGCCGAACGGGTCGGCTATCACTGGGTCCCGGGCCACTGGGATCAACGTGGTCCGCACTATCGCTGGGTGCCGGGACATTGGGCGTGA